A section of the Bradyrhizobium oligotrophicum S58 genome encodes:
- a CDS encoding P-II family nitrogen regulator yields MKKIEAIIKPFKLDEVKEALQEVGLQGITVTEAKGFGRQKGHAELYRGAEYIVDFLPKVKIEIVIGDDLVERAIEAIRRAAQTGRIGDGKIFVSNIEEAIRIRTGESGLDAI; encoded by the coding sequence GTGAAGAAGATCGAAGCCATCATCAAGCCGTTCAAGCTCGACGAGGTGAAGGAGGCGCTTCAGGAGGTGGGGCTTCAGGGCATTACCGTGACCGAGGCCAAGGGTTTCGGCCGCCAGAAGGGACATGCGGAGCTCTATCGCGGCGCCGAATACATCGTCGACTTCCTGCCCAAGGTGAAGATCGAGATCGTGATCGGCGACGACCTGGTCGAGCGCGCGATCGAGGCGATCCGCCGCGCCGCCCAGACCGGCCGCATCGGCGACGGCAAGATCTTCGTCTCCAACATCGAGGAAGCCATCCGCATCAGAACCGGGGAATCCGGGCTGGACGCGATCTAG
- a CDS encoding bifunctional ADP-dependent NAD(P)H-hydrate dehydratase/NAD(P)H-hydrate epimerase: MEVLTTSEMERADRLTIAAGTPGFSLMLSAGQAVAAAAMDLVEEGPILVVCGPGNNGGDGFVAAAELAAQGREVSVILMCERDALQGDAASAARGWKFPVLPFTPQAIGRPALIIDALFGAGLSRPVTGEPHDVIAAINANGAPVLAVDLPSGINGTTAAVMGIAVRATETVTFFRKKPAHLLLPGRQHCGQVRLADIGIDPQVLGEIKPQAFENEPELWHSRFPVPRIDGHKYARGHVLAVSGDMTATGAARMAARAALRAGAGLVTLASPRDALMVNATALTAVMVRAADTAIEFGELLGDKRYNTCIIGPGAGVNERTRDVVFTALSAQRHLVLDADALTSFADAPARLFEQIRALPDAQVVLTPHEGEFPRLFSDLSNKHPGRSKLERVRDAAARCGAVVLLKGADTTVAAPDGRAAIAANAPPWLATAGAGDVLAGIIAGLLAQGVPAFEAACIGVWMHGETGSEAGPGLIAEDLTETLPAVFRRLYDGFGIEY; this comes from the coding sequence ATGGAAGTGTTGACCACGAGCGAAATGGAACGTGCTGACCGGCTGACGATCGCGGCCGGCACGCCCGGCTTTTCGCTGATGCTGAGCGCCGGCCAGGCCGTGGCCGCAGCCGCGATGGACCTGGTCGAGGAGGGGCCGATCCTGGTGGTGTGCGGACCCGGCAACAATGGCGGCGACGGCTTCGTCGCGGCCGCCGAGCTCGCCGCGCAGGGCCGCGAGGTCTCAGTCATCCTGATGTGCGAGCGCGATGCGCTGCAGGGCGACGCCGCTTCCGCCGCCAGGGGCTGGAAATTCCCTGTGCTGCCGTTCACGCCACAGGCGATCGGCCGGCCGGCGCTGATCATCGATGCGCTGTTCGGGGCCGGTCTCAGCCGTCCCGTCACCGGCGAGCCGCATGACGTGATTGCCGCCATCAATGCCAATGGCGCCCCCGTCCTCGCGGTCGACCTGCCGAGCGGCATCAACGGCACCACGGCGGCGGTCATGGGCATCGCGGTGCGCGCGACCGAGACGGTGACCTTCTTCCGCAAGAAGCCGGCGCATCTGTTGCTGCCTGGCCGGCAGCATTGCGGGCAAGTCCGGCTCGCCGACATCGGCATCGATCCCCAGGTGCTCGGCGAGATCAAGCCGCAGGCGTTCGAGAACGAGCCCGAGCTCTGGCACAGCCGCTTTCCCGTGCCACGCATCGACGGCCACAAATATGCGCGCGGCCATGTGCTGGCGGTGTCCGGCGACATGACCGCGACGGGTGCCGCGCGCATGGCGGCGCGGGCGGCGCTGCGCGCCGGCGCCGGCCTCGTGACGCTGGCCTCGCCACGCGACGCGCTCATGGTCAACGCCACGGCGCTGACGGCCGTGATGGTGCGCGCTGCCGATACGGCCATCGAGTTCGGCGAGCTGCTCGGCGACAAGCGCTACAACACCTGCATCATCGGGCCCGGTGCGGGTGTCAACGAACGGACGCGCGACGTCGTCTTCACCGCGCTGTCGGCGCAGCGCCATCTGGTGCTGGATGCGGATGCGCTGACGAGCTTTGCGGATGCGCCGGCCCGGCTGTTCGAGCAGATCAGGGCATTGCCGGACGCGCAGGTCGTGCTGACGCCGCACGAGGGCGAATTCCCGCGGCTGTTCTCGGATCTGAGCAACAAGCATCCCGGCCGCTCCAAGCTGGAGCGCGTGCGTGACGCGGCCGCGCGCTGTGGCGCGGTCGTGCTTCTGAAGGGCGCCGACACCACGGTCGCCGCGCCGGACGGTCGCGCCGCGATCGCCGCCAACGCGCCGCCCTGGCTCGCCACCGCCGGCGCCGGCGACGTCCTCGCCGGCATCATCGCAGGGCTGCTGGCGCAAGGCGTCCCGGCGTTCGAGGCCGCCTGCATCGGCGTCTGGATGCATGGCGAGACCGGCTCCGAGGCGGGGCCCGGGCTGATCGCGGAGGATCTGACGGAGACGCTGCCTGCGGTGTTCCGGCGGCTGTATGACGGGTTCGGGATCGAGTATTGA
- a CDS encoding enolase C-terminal domain-like protein: MTTAAIIGVKARAVVTPMKRPLRNAFGIIDSGPLVLIDVTTDQGVTGHSYLFAYTRLALKPLVLLVEEIGRELTGKALVPFELMKLMDAKFRLLGWQGLVGMAVSGLDMAFWDALGQIAGKPVVELLGGSVRPIPAYDSYGVLDAKADERTLRAARNEHGFRAIKTKGGHGDLATDEAMIEGLRALLGPDMALMLDFNQSLDPTEATRRISRLAIYDLTWIEEPVPQENLSGHARVRERSEIPIQAGENWWFPRGFAEAIAAGASDFIMPDLMKVGGITGWLNVAGQADAASIPMSSHILPEASAHVLAVTPTAHWLEVLDFAGAILAEPLDVIDGKVTARGPGLGLAWNESAVAKYQIT; encoded by the coding sequence ATGACCACTGCCGCAATTATCGGCGTCAAGGCGCGCGCCGTCGTGACCCCCATGAAGCGCCCCTTGCGCAACGCCTTCGGCATCATCGATTCCGGCCCGCTGGTCTTGATCGACGTCACGACCGATCAGGGGGTTACCGGCCACTCCTACCTCTTCGCCTACACCAGGCTCGCGCTGAAGCCGCTGGTGCTGCTGGTCGAGGAGATCGGCCGCGAGCTCACCGGCAAGGCGCTGGTCCCGTTCGAGCTGATGAAGCTCATGGACGCCAAATTCCGCCTGCTCGGCTGGCAGGGCCTGGTCGGCATGGCCGTATCAGGCCTCGACATGGCGTTCTGGGACGCGCTGGGACAGATCGCGGGCAAGCCTGTCGTCGAGCTGCTCGGCGGCAGCGTGCGGCCGATCCCTGCCTATGACAGCTATGGCGTGCTCGATGCCAAGGCGGACGAGCGGACCTTGCGCGCCGCGCGCAACGAGCACGGCTTCCGCGCCATCAAGACCAAGGGCGGCCACGGCGACCTCGCGACCGACGAAGCGATGATCGAGGGCCTGCGCGCCCTGCTCGGCCCGGACATGGCACTGATGCTGGACTTCAACCAGTCGCTCGATCCCACGGAGGCCACGCGCAGAATCAGCCGCCTTGCCATTTACGACCTGACCTGGATCGAGGAGCCGGTGCCGCAGGAAAATCTCTCCGGCCATGCCCGGGTGCGCGAGCGCTCGGAGATTCCGATCCAGGCCGGCGAGAACTGGTGGTTTCCGCGCGGCTTCGCGGAAGCGATCGCGGCCGGGGCCTCCGACTTCATCATGCCCGATCTGATGAAGGTCGGCGGCATCACCGGTTGGCTCAACGTCGCAGGCCAAGCCGACGCCGCCTCGATCCCGATGTCGAGCCACATCCTGCCCGAAGCGAGCGCACACGTGCTGGCGGTGACGCCGACGGCGCACTGGCTGGAGGTGCTGGACTTCGCCGGCGCCATCCTCGCCGAACCGCTTGATGTCATCGACGGCAAGGTGACCGCGCGTGGCCCGGGCCTCGGGCTCGCCTGGAACGAGAGCGCAGTGGCGAAGTATCAGATCACATGA
- a CDS encoding multicopper oxidase domain-containing protein, whose translation MFCRMSDPFAGVSRRAVLGGLAAACVSSFPRLAPAAERMSVPLDARSESLALGAGRPPSPAWQLAARTPVVRLPRGSLVDLALANGLGIPVALSGRGVVAPAPLLVQAPVGPGGRAAIAATAARAGTGLLDLRLLADGAAAPIRPLPLIVDEAAGVTTDRDEVFLVEDFRLKADGTALAPGTDAKDAELLYTVNGQLQPDIPLRAQARARLRFINGCQRAVIAIKIADIDAVRVMAIDSQPAEPFLARNGAVVLPPGGRTDVFIDMPAAKATLPVLLHDGAAARPIARLTLSTEPPLRAAPLPPPDALPSNGLPDKLDLRTAIRAELTLEGPDWRPPAQFTASSAAAFQAKAGRVVVLALANKTASSIVVHLHGQPFRLLDRLDDGWKPYWLDTLALEAGQTQRVAFQAETAGRFLIESMATNWAAPRQLRWYEIR comes from the coding sequence ATGTTTTGTCGCATGAGCGATCCTTTCGCGGGGGTCAGCCGCCGGGCCGTGCTCGGTGGCCTTGCCGCAGCCTGCGTCTCCTCTTTTCCCCGTTTGGCCCCGGCAGCCGAACGAATGTCCGTTCCCTTGGATGCCCGGAGCGAATCTCTGGCGCTCGGCGCCGGCCGTCCGCCGTCCCCGGCCTGGCAGCTCGCGGCCCGCACGCCGGTCGTGCGGCTGCCGCGCGGCAGCTTGGTCGATCTGGCGCTGGCCAATGGGCTTGGCATACCGGTGGCGCTGAGCGGCCGCGGCGTGGTCGCGCCGGCTCCGCTGCTGGTCCAGGCGCCGGTCGGCCCCGGTGGGCGCGCCGCCATTGCCGCCACTGCGGCCAGGGCCGGCACCGGCCTGCTCGATCTGCGCCTGCTCGCCGACGGCGCCGCCGCTCCGATCCGGCCGTTGCCTCTCATCGTCGATGAGGCCGCGGGGGTAACCACTGACCGCGACGAGGTTTTCCTGGTCGAGGACTTCAGGCTCAAGGCCGATGGAACGGCGCTGGCGCCCGGCACGGATGCCAAGGACGCCGAGCTGCTCTACACCGTGAACGGACAGCTCCAGCCCGACATCCCGCTGCGGGCGCAGGCGCGGGCCAGGCTGCGGTTCATCAATGGCTGCCAGCGCGCTGTGATCGCGATCAAAATCGCCGACATCGACGCCGTCCGCGTGATGGCGATCGACAGCCAGCCGGCGGAGCCATTCCTGGCTCGCAACGGCGCCGTGGTGCTGCCGCCGGGCGGCCGCACCGACGTGTTCATCGACATGCCCGCCGCCAAGGCGACGCTGCCGGTGCTGCTGCATGACGGCGCCGCGGCGCGGCCCATTGCCCGCCTGACGCTCTCCACCGAGCCGCCATTGCGCGCCGCCCCGCTGCCTCCGCCGGACGCCCTGCCCTCGAACGGACTGCCCGACAAGCTCGACCTGCGGACCGCCATTCGCGCCGAGCTGACGCTCGAAGGTCCCGACTGGCGTCCGCCCGCCCAGTTCACCGCCTCCAGCGCGGCCGCCTTCCAGGCCAAGGCCGGCCGTGTCGTGGTGTTGGCGCTCGCCAACAAGACGGCCAGCAGCATCGTGGTCCATCTGCATGGCCAGCCGTTCCGGCTGCTCGACCGGCTCGACGACGGCTGGAAGCCATATTGGCTCGACACGCTGGCGCTGGAAGCCGGGCAAACCCAGCGCGTCGCCTTCCAGGCCGAGACGGCCGGCCGGTTCCTGATCGAGAGCATGGCCACCAACTGGGCGGCGCCGCGCCAGCTGCGATGGTATGAGATCAGGTGA